In Pectobacterium aroidearum, the following are encoded in one genomic region:
- the bglX gene encoding beta-glucosidase BglX: protein MKWLTSLTIAIGLACNPAFAQELTSAPASISPSHQQRDAFVTDLLKKMTLEEKIGQLRLISVGTDNPKEAIREMIRNGQVGAIFNTVTRPDIRAMQDQVMQLSRLKIPLFFAYDVVHGQRTIFPIALGLASSWDMAAIEKSARVAAYEATEDGLNMTWAPMVDITRDPRWGRVSEGFGEDTWLTSKIAGVVVKAFQGDDVTGRHSLMTSVKHYALYGAVEGGRDYNTVDMSPQRMFQDYMPPYKAAIDAGSSGVMVALNSINGTPATSNSWLLKDVLRDQWNFKGITITDHGAIKELIKHGVASDPRDASRLAVKSGIGMSMSDEYFVRYLPELVKSGAVSMQEIDDACRQVLNVKYDMGLFEDPYRHLGPVGSDPVDTNAESRLHRLDARDVARKSLVLLKNRLQTLPLKKEGTIAVVGPLADSQRDTMGSWSAAGVTKQTITVYQGLKNAVGDKATILYAKGANVSNHKGIIDFLNQYEDAVQVDKRPPQAMIDEAVEAAKKADVVVAVVGEAAGMAHEASSRSNIDLPQGQRDLIAALKATGKPLVLVLMNGRPLALVREDQQADALLETWFSGTEGGNAIADVLFGDYNPSGKLPMSFPRSVGQIPIYYNHLPSGRPYTPENPGKYTSHYYDEANGPLYPFGYGLSYTTFSVSDVRLSSQTMKRNGTINASVTVKNTGSRAGETVVQLYVHDVVASISRPVKELRGFEKVMLQPGESRTVTFTLDQEALKFYNARMQQVVEPGKFDVMIGLDSQRVKSDSFTLL, encoded by the coding sequence ATGAAATGGCTTACTTCACTGACTATAGCAATTGGACTTGCTTGTAATCCGGCGTTTGCGCAGGAGTTGACGTCTGCGCCGGCATCAATATCGCCTTCACATCAGCAACGTGATGCGTTTGTCACGGATCTGCTGAAAAAAATGACGCTGGAAGAGAAGATCGGCCAGCTCCGATTGATCAGCGTTGGGACGGATAACCCCAAAGAAGCCATTCGGGAAATGATCAGAAATGGTCAGGTTGGCGCGATTTTTAATACGGTAACCCGCCCGGACATTCGTGCGATGCAGGATCAGGTCATGCAACTCAGCCGCCTGAAGATTCCGCTGTTTTTTGCCTACGACGTGGTGCACGGCCAGCGCACCATTTTCCCTATCGCATTGGGACTGGCTTCCAGCTGGGACATGGCCGCGATTGAGAAAAGTGCGCGCGTGGCGGCTTATGAAGCGACGGAAGACGGCCTGAACATGACCTGGGCGCCGATGGTGGATATCACCCGCGATCCGCGCTGGGGCCGCGTGTCGGAAGGTTTCGGTGAAGACACCTGGCTGACCAGCAAAATTGCTGGTGTGGTTGTTAAAGCCTTTCAGGGCGATGACGTAACGGGTCGCCATTCGCTGATGACCAGCGTAAAACACTATGCGCTTTACGGCGCGGTGGAAGGTGGGCGCGACTATAACACCGTGGACATGAGCCCTCAGCGCATGTTCCAGGACTATATGCCGCCTTACAAAGCGGCGATTGACGCGGGCAGCAGCGGCGTGATGGTCGCGCTGAATTCAATCAACGGTACGCCAGCTACCTCAAACAGCTGGCTGCTGAAAGATGTTCTGCGCGATCAGTGGAATTTCAAAGGCATTACCATTACCGATCACGGTGCGATTAAAGAGCTGATTAAGCACGGTGTGGCCAGCGATCCGCGTGATGCATCGCGTCTGGCGGTGAAATCCGGTATCGGTATGAGCATGAGCGACGAGTATTTCGTCCGGTATCTGCCCGAACTGGTGAAAAGCGGGGCAGTGAGCATGCAGGAGATCGATGATGCCTGCCGTCAGGTGTTGAACGTAAAATATGATATGGGGCTGTTTGAAGATCCGTACCGCCATCTGGGGCCGGTAGGTTCTGACCCAGTGGATACCAATGCGGAAAGCCGCTTGCACCGTCTCGACGCGCGTGATGTGGCGCGTAAAAGTCTGGTGTTGCTGAAAAACCGTCTGCAAACGCTGCCGTTGAAAAAAGAAGGCACGATTGCTGTTGTCGGGCCATTGGCTGACAGCCAGCGCGATACGATGGGAAGCTGGTCTGCTGCGGGCGTAACGAAACAGACGATCACCGTTTATCAGGGGCTGAAGAATGCCGTCGGCGATAAAGCCACCATCCTCTATGCCAAAGGTGCCAACGTCAGTAATCACAAAGGTATCATTGACTTCCTGAATCAGTATGAAGATGCCGTGCAGGTAGATAAACGTCCGCCGCAGGCGATGATCGATGAAGCCGTTGAGGCAGCGAAGAAAGCGGATGTGGTGGTTGCTGTCGTCGGCGAAGCTGCCGGAATGGCGCATGAAGCGTCCAGCCGCTCGAACATTGACCTGCCGCAAGGCCAGCGTGACCTGATCGCGGCGCTGAAAGCGACGGGTAAACCGCTGGTTCTGGTGTTGATGAATGGCCGCCCTCTGGCGCTGGTGCGTGAAGATCAACAGGCCGATGCGTTACTGGAAACCTGGTTCAGCGGCACCGAAGGCGGTAATGCGATCGCCGATGTGCTGTTTGGTGACTATAACCCGTCCGGCAAGCTGCCAATGTCCTTCCCGCGTTCTGTCGGTCAGATCCCGATTTATTACAATCACCTGCCGTCAGGTCGTCCTTACACGCCGGAAAATCCAGGCAAATATACGTCTCATTACTACGACGAAGCCAATGGGCCGCTCTATCCGTTCGGTTACGGCCTGAGCTATACCACGTTCAGCGTGTCAGACGTACGTTTGTCCAGCCAGACGATGAAGCGTAACGGGACGATCAACGCCAGCGTGACGGTGAAAAACACCGGCAGCCGCGCGGGGGAAACGGTCGTGCAACTGTACGTGCACGATGTGGTGGCTTCCATTAGCCGTCCGGTGAAAGAGCTACGCGGTTTTGAGAAAGTGATGCTACAGCCGGGAGAATCTCGCACGGTCACGTTCACGCTCGATCAGGAAGCACTGAAGTTCTACAATGCTCGTATGCAGCAGGTGGTCGAGCCCGGTAAATTCGACGTGATGATCGGTCTGGATTCACAGCGTGTGAAAAGCGATAGCTTCACCTTGCTATAA
- a CDS encoding aspartate aminotransferase family protein, which produces MATRSTIMDTNSFRTEHADALDEDTRRLTDRRSQVLGDSYRLFYRNPVHLVRGEGQYLWDAAGHKYLDVYNNVASIGHCHPAVIDAVHAQMRLLNTHTRYLHERILDYSADILSTVPAAINKAMYMCTGSEANDLAIRVARAYSGGTGIIVSREAYHGTSELTSGASPALGSGQPLAATTRLVPAPDRYRVNAPDLGVWFAQQIQLQIDDMAANGIKFAGFLADSIFSSDGVLPGPAGYLKPAIDVVHANGGIFIADEVQPGFARTGEHFWGFGRHDIVPDVVTLGKPMGNGIPVSALLAKADVLAAFSDEIPYFNTFGGNPVSIAAAQAVLNVIREEGLQEHSRVVGEKLKRELTLLADRHACLGDVRGAGLFIGFELVSERETKTPDKALALDVVEQLRAERVLTSVAGPHGNVLKLRPPLAFQEHDIDWLVGALDRALSLQSHRR; this is translated from the coding sequence ATGGCGACACGATCAACCATCATGGATACCAACAGCTTTCGTACTGAGCATGCGGATGCGCTGGATGAAGATACGCGGAGACTGACGGATAGACGTTCTCAGGTGTTAGGAGATTCTTATCGTTTGTTCTACCGTAATCCGGTGCATCTGGTTCGCGGTGAGGGACAATATTTGTGGGATGCCGCTGGACATAAATATCTGGATGTCTACAACAATGTTGCCAGTATCGGACACTGCCATCCTGCGGTCATCGATGCCGTTCACGCGCAAATGCGTCTGCTCAATACCCATACCCGCTATTTGCACGAACGTATTCTGGATTACTCCGCAGATATTCTCAGTACCGTACCAGCCGCCATCAATAAGGCGATGTATATGTGTACGGGATCGGAGGCTAACGATCTGGCGATCCGTGTCGCTCGGGCCTATAGCGGCGGGACGGGCATTATTGTGAGTCGAGAAGCCTATCACGGGACCAGCGAGTTGACGTCCGGTGCGTCACCTGCGCTTGGAAGCGGGCAGCCTTTGGCGGCGACAACCCGTCTTGTGCCTGCTCCCGATCGTTATCGCGTGAATGCCCCCGATCTGGGTGTCTGGTTCGCGCAACAAATTCAACTGCAAATTGATGATATGGCCGCGAACGGCATCAAATTTGCTGGTTTTCTGGCGGATTCCATTTTTTCTTCGGATGGCGTATTGCCGGGACCTGCAGGTTACCTGAAACCTGCGATAGACGTGGTTCATGCCAATGGTGGGATTTTCATCGCAGATGAGGTCCAGCCCGGTTTTGCACGAACGGGCGAGCATTTCTGGGGATTTGGTCGGCACGATATTGTGCCTGATGTCGTGACGTTGGGTAAACCGATGGGCAACGGCATCCCCGTATCCGCGCTATTGGCAAAAGCCGATGTGCTGGCGGCATTCAGTGATGAAATTCCTTATTTTAATACTTTTGGTGGCAATCCCGTGTCGATAGCGGCGGCGCAGGCGGTATTAAACGTGATTCGTGAAGAAGGGCTACAGGAACACAGCCGTGTTGTTGGGGAAAAATTGAAGCGGGAGTTAACGCTGCTTGCCGATCGTCATGCGTGTCTTGGCGATGTGCGCGGTGCAGGGCTTTTTATCGGTTTTGAGTTGGTCAGCGAGCGGGAAACAAAAACACCGGATAAAGCGCTGGCGCTGGACGTGGTTGAACAACTTCGAGCTGAACGCGTCCTGACATCGGTTGCTGGTCCGCATGGTAACGTGTTGAAGCTGCGCCCGCCGTTGGCATTTCAGGAACATGACATTGACTGGCTGGTCGGGGCGCTCGATCGCGCGCTAAGCTTGCAGTCACATCGGCGTTAA
- a CDS encoding ABC transporter substrate-binding protein, with translation MNRSLFRRVSLLTAFTCATLVNAAAHAGTITVYTSLEEDEIKDYVAQAKKDLPDLTINVLRLSTGDLGPRILAESKNPQHDVIWGWAVTSVMDPRLSALLEPYDAKGSDSLAATYRAPDHKWFAATGYMAAFCVNTEALKAKNLPVPASWQDLTNPIYKGEVVMPNPVSSGTGYLQIAALLQAKGEQNGWAFLKSLDGNIAQYTKSGSRPCKAARTGEYAIGVSLAFAAMQSIEEGYPIKMVIPNDGAGYELEASALMSAAKNKPDAKRFLDWTLSSQAAALYTKYKEIVTIPGVEQSKAAQMAGLPADLTHVLYPVDFTKSANDRDATLATWQKSIGR, from the coding sequence ATGAACCGATCTTTATTTCGCCGCGTCAGTCTGCTCACTGCGTTCACCTGTGCCACGCTGGTTAACGCTGCTGCACACGCGGGAACCATCACGGTCTATACCTCGCTGGAAGAAGATGAGATCAAAGATTACGTCGCACAGGCTAAAAAAGATTTGCCCGACCTGACCATTAACGTCCTGCGCTTGTCTACCGGCGACCTTGGGCCACGGATTCTGGCCGAATCCAAAAATCCGCAACATGACGTCATTTGGGGCTGGGCCGTAACCAGCGTGATGGACCCACGGTTGTCTGCATTATTGGAACCTTACGATGCCAAAGGCAGTGATAGCCTTGCCGCCACCTACCGCGCACCGGATCACAAGTGGTTTGCGGCAACAGGCTATATGGCGGCCTTTTGCGTCAACACCGAAGCGCTAAAAGCCAAAAATCTTCCCGTGCCCGCCTCCTGGCAGGATCTGACTAATCCGATCTACAAAGGAGAAGTTGTGATGCCGAATCCTGTCTCGTCCGGCACAGGTTACCTACAAATCGCCGCATTGCTGCAAGCCAAAGGGGAACAAAACGGTTGGGCCTTTCTGAAGTCGTTAGATGGCAATATCGCCCAATACACCAAGTCCGGCTCTCGCCCCTGCAAAGCAGCACGCACCGGAGAATATGCCATTGGCGTATCGCTGGCTTTTGCCGCTATGCAGTCAATTGAAGAAGGCTACCCCATCAAAATGGTGATCCCAAACGATGGCGCAGGCTATGAGCTGGAGGCCTCGGCTCTGATGAGCGCAGCCAAGAACAAACCGGATGCCAAGCGTTTCCTCGACTGGACACTCTCCAGCCAGGCCGCCGCGCTCTACACCAAATATAAAGAGATCGTGACAATCCCTGGCGTTGAACAGTCCAAAGCCGCACAAATGGCGGGTCTACCAGCCGATCTCACAC